Part of the Candidatus Margulisiibacteriota bacterium genome, TCCCGGAATGCTGATGGCCGCGGCCCGCTTGAACGTTCCGACGATCATCGTCACCGCCGGGCCGATGCTGGCCGGTTGTTATAAAATGACCCGGCTCGACCTGGTCCACGACACGTTTGAGGCGGAAGCGGCTTACAAACAGGGGAAGATCAGTAAAAAAGAACTCGATAATCTCGTGCTGAACGCCTGCCCGGGGGCCGGCTCCTGCTCCGGCATGTTCACCGCCAACACCATGGCCTGCGCGACCGAAGCGATGGGCATGTCACTCCCCTACTGCGGCACTTCGCTCGCCGTCTCCTCCAAGAAAAAGATGATCGCTTACGAAAGCGGCAAGAAGGTCGTCTGGCTGGTCAAGAAAAACATCACGCCAAGAAAGATCATGAACCTGAAAGCTTTTATGAATGCCATCCGGCTCGACATGGCGCTCGGCGGCTCGACCAACGCGGTCCTCCATTTGACCGCTATCGCCCATGAAGCGGGGATCGCTCTGCCGCTCGACCTGTTCGACCAGATCAGCCGGGCGACGCCGCATATTGCCAGCATCCGGCCCGGCGGCAACCACTTTATGGAAGATCTGGAGAACGCCGGCGGGGTGCCGGGAGCGCTCCACACGCTCGGCAAGTTGATCGTCAACAATCCGACCGTTTCCGGTTTGACGATCAAGCAGATCGCCGCCGCCGGCGAGGTCTTTGACCGCGAAATAATCCGCCCCCTCTCGAACCCCTACCACAAACAGGGGAGCTTGGCCATCCTGACGGGGAATCTCGCGCCACAAGGCGGGGTCGTCAAACAGACCGCTGTCTCTGCCAAAATGATGAAACATAGCGGCCCGGCCAAGGTCTTTGACTCCGAAGATGCCGCCCAAAAAGCGATCCTCGCCGGCAAGGTTAAACATGGTGACGTGGTAGTCATCAGATACGAAGGGCCAAAAGGCGGCCCGGGGATGCGGGAGATGCTCTACCCGACTTCGACCATCGCCGGGATGGGATTGGCGGAATCGGTCGCGCTGATAACTGACGGGAGATTCTCCGGCGGCACCCGCGGACCATGCATCGGTCACGTCTCGCCCGAAGCAGCCGAAGGCGGTCCGATCGCGATAATTAAAAATGGGGATATCATCGACATCGATATCCCGAACAGGAAACTGCATGTCCGGTTGAGTACGAGCGAGATCGAAGCGCGGTTGGCTCACTGGAAAGCGCCCAAACCGAGATTCACTACCGGCTGGCTGGCGCGGTACCAGCAAATGGTCACTTCGGCCAGCACGGGCGCGGTTTTGAAATCTGGCCTATAATCTGTTAAAATTTATATAATATGCAATTGACTGGCGCGCAAGCATTGCTTGAATCGTTAAAAAATGAAGGGGTCGATATTATTTTCGGCTACCCCGGCGGGGTGGTCCTTCCCCTTTATGACGCTATGTATTCCTTCAAGGATATTAAGCATATCCTGGTCCGCCACGAACAAGGGGCCGCCCACGCGGCCGACGGTTACGCCCGGGCAACCGGCAAAGTCGGCGTTTGCCTGGCGACTTCAGGTCCCGGGGCGACGAATTTAGTCACCGGCATCGCCAACGCCCACATGGATTCGATCCCGATGGTGGCGATCACCGGCCAGGTAGCGACCTCGCTCCTCGGCCGCGATTCCTTCCAGGAAGCCGACGTGACCGGTATCACCATGCCGATCTCCAAGCATAACTACCTGATCAAAAAGACCGAAGACCTGCCGCGGATCATTAAAGAAGCGTTCCATATCGCCCGGAGCGGCCGGCCGGGCCCGGTCGTGGTCGATATTCCAAAAGACGTTTTTGTCAATAAGATCGATTATAAATATCCGGATAAGGTCGATATTCCGAGCTACAAGCCGCGGACCGAGGGCCATCCGAAACAGATCGCCCTGGCGGTCAAGGCGATCCAGGCGGCCAGACAGCCGATCATTTACGCCGGCGGCGGCGTGATCGCGGCGGACGCGGCCAAAGAGTTGAAAGAATTAGCCGAAAAGTGCAATCTGCCGGTGACTACTACCCTGATGGGCCTCGGCGGCTTTCCGGAAACGCATGAACTCTCCATGGGGATGCTCGGGATGCACGGCACCGCTTACGCCAATTACGCCGTGACCGAATGTGATCTTTTAATCGGCATCGGCGCCCGCTTTGACGACCGGGTGACCGGCCACATCGAGAAATTCGCTCCTAAAGCCCGGATCATCCACATCGACATCGATCCGGCCGAGATCGGCAAGAATGTCCGGGTCGACATCCCGATCGTCGGCGACGTCAAGCGGGTCCTGCGCGCCCTGCTCGACAAAGTCGGGCCGAAGGAAAAGCACGCGCCGTGGGTCGAGACGATCGCCGAGTGGAAAAAGAAATATCCCCTCGCCTACAAGATGGACGACGTGATCAAGCCGCAGTATGTGATCGAACAGACCCACGAACTGACCAGGGACCGCGACACGATCATCGTGACCGAGGTCGGCCAGCACCAGATGTGGGCGGCCATGTTCTATAAGTACACCAAGCCGCGGAGTTGGATCTCGTCCGGCGGGCTCGGGACGATGGGTTTTGGCCTCCCCGCCGCCAACGGCGCCCAGTTCGGCCGCCCCGACGCCCTGGTCATCGACTTTGCCGGCGACGGTTCGATCCAGATGAATATCCAGGAGCTGACGACTGCGGTCAACAACCGGCTGCCGATCAAAATATTCGTGCTCAACAACAGCTTCCTTGGCATGGTGCGGCAATGGCAGGAGCTGATCTATGACCGGCACTATTCGCACACCAATCTCTGCAACAATCCGGACCTGGTCAAGATCGCGGAAGCCTACGGCGCGGTCGGGATGAGAGTGACCAAACCGTCCGAAGTCCGCGGGGCGATCGAAAAGGCCTTGGCCATCAACGACCGCCCTGTCCTGGTCGACTTTGTGGTCGCCAAAGAAGAGAACGTCTTCCCGTTCGTGCCGCCAGGCCAGGCGATCAACGAAATGATCATTGACTAATATGAAACACACAATTAGCGTCATAGTAGAAAATAAGCCGGGGGTCCTCTCGCGGGTCAGCGGGCTGTTCAGCCGGCGGGGTTTTAACATTGAATCCCTGGCCGTCGGGATGACGGAAGTTCCGACGATGTCGCGGATGACAATCGTTGTCGAAGGGGACGAAAAAGACCTGGAGCAGATCACCAAGCAGCTTTATAAGTTGATCGACACCTTGAAGGTGTTCGATCTGCCAGCGGATAAGTCGATCCAGAGTGAGTTGGTGCTGGCTAAAGTCGCCGCGAACGAAAAAACGCGGCCGGAGATCACCCAGATCTGCGAAATTTTCCGGGCCAAGATAGTCGATGTGGCGGAAACGTCGCTGACGCTCGAGTTGACCGGCGAAGAGAGCAAGGTGGAAGGGGCGATCAAGCTCCTCTCAAAATTCGGCATCAAGGAACTGGTCAGGACCGGCAAGATCGCGCTCCAACGCGGCAGCGCCGAGTAGTCGAGTTAGATTAATTCTCCGTTCATCATTACCATTCTTGAAGAACCATCTGCATTTATAAAAGTGATGGTCGGATGCCACATCAAGCAGTCGCGATGGGTCCCTGATGTATTGGCACCTCCGAACTTTTTATTTCCTCCAGCTGCCTTGTGGGCGGTTCCCTTTATTTTTTCGTCAAACAGCATTTCACCGGTTTGAGGGAAATCAGCGACGCCGATCCCCAATTCTCCGATCACGGCGGCCTGCGGGTCGTCTTCCTTAAAGAAGGCATTTCGCAATCTTAACAGGAATTCGTCCGCCGATCGTGACGAGGATAAATAATCTATGCTGGAGATGCGGCCTCTAGAATAACCAAAGCGGATAGGGAATGCCGGGATGCCAAAGTCTCCGATCGTTCCATCTACTATGGCTACTCCTTCCGCGGAATCTTCAAGCGGAGCCCAATAGGCTTCACCCGGAGGCCAATTCCCAAAATCTCCGGGTTTATCGATCGTCAGTTCGCAATGAAGCGGCCGGTTGCCAATGCCCAGGAGCAGAGAGGTTCCAAGCTGGGTCGTGATCCTGGCTTCTCGCGCGCCGGCAAACGCGTCGCTTATTTTTTTCATTCTTTCCGCCATGATACCGTAATCCACATCCCACAGAAGCGCTTCTTCAGTTATTCCCGGCGAATGCATTACGCGGCTTTGTTTTCCTATTGAAACTAGACTGTCTGGGACATCCGGGCAAAGTTCTTTTGATCCAATTTGATGGCCAAGCAGCTGGACCCTGAACGGTGTTTCCGGTTTCCCTTCGCTGGTCACTCCTCCGGTAAACGCATTGACGAACACATAAGGCCCGCCTTCCGACACGCTGGCTAAAAGCCTTTCAATCCCTCCGTTTTCAAACCGTCTTTCTCCTATATTATGAGCTCTGACACTATTGCCCAATTCTCCCGCCGCCGCCACAAAAGCGCTTCCAACGCCAGCCCTGGGAATATCATGGACAACAAAAACTTGTTCACCTTTTTGTATTTTTAAAGTATGCTGTAATATCCCTCTCGCACTCGCGGTCAATCGGCTCATTGTGCCAACGCTCATAATCTTTCCTCCATTTTAAATTTAATTCAGGCTCCAACCTTATTAGTATCAGCCGGCAGCCCCATCTCCCCGCTTAAAAGCTTTTTTTGCAGATCTACGATCTTCCATTCGATAAATTCGTGAAGATCGTGCGGTTTAACCTTTGGGAACACCTGTTCCAGTATTTCCAGAGGTACTTTTATCCCAAGTTCGTCTTTTAAACGTTTAACCGCCGTCCGATCCAGCACCGCCGAGGTTCCCAGTTCGCTTTCTTTCTGGCCCATGCTCCAGTTATCTTCATAAAGCTTGGCGGCAACCCCCTGCTTTAGGCCGATCCCCTTCAGTTTATCGAGTTCGATCACTACCCGGGCAACATTCGGGCGCACTCTTATTGATAATCCCCTCTCAATGAGCCTGTCTGTCCTTACTGGCGGAAATCTCTTAACTCCTTCCATGTTTATTTTCCTCCTGTTTAATCGGCCTTGGCACTTTTGCTTCCAGTTTTTTATCGTGCTACAATATTCTCGTAGATTGGTCTGGAAAATTTCACTTAGATTGAAAATTGAGGAGGGCAATTAAAATGGCAAAAGTTTATTACGACAAGGACGCGGATCTCGGGTTATTGAAGGATAAGACGGTGGCGATCATCGGTTACGGGAACCAGGGAACGGCCCAGTCACAAAATTTACGGGATAGCGGCGTCAAAGTCATTATTGCCGAAGTCGAAGGGACGCCGAATTGGAAAGCGGCCCAGGAAGCCGGTTTTGAGGTCATGGACGCCAAATCGGCCGCCAAGGCGGGCGACATCATCCAGGTCCTGATCCCGGATGAGGTCCAGGGGGGAGTTTACAAGGAAGCGCTCAAGAAAGCGCTGAAAAAAGGGAAGACCTTGATGTTCTCCCACGGTTTTAATATCCACTTCCGGGCGATCAAGCCCCCCAAGGATGTCGATGTCATCATGGTCGCCCCCAAAGGTCCCGGCGCCATGGTCCGCAACACCTACGTTGACGGCGCCGGCGTCCCCTGCCTCATCGCCGTTTACCAGGACGCTTCCGGTAAAGCGAAAGAAACCGCCCTCGCCTACGCGAAAGGGATCGGCGGCACCCGTGCCGGCGTTTTCGAAACGACCTTCAAAGAAGAGGTCGAGACCGACCTCTTCGGCGAACAGACCGTCCTCTGCGGCGGCTGCACCGCGCTGATCAAAGCCGGGTTCGAGACGCTGGTCGAAGCCGGTTATCAGCCGGAAATGGCCTACTTTGAATGCTGCCACGAGCTGAAACTGATCGTCGACCTGATCTACAAGCAGGGGCTGCTCGGCATGCGCAAAGCGGTCAGCAACACCGCCGAATACGGCGATCTGACCGTCGGGCCCAAGATCATCGACGAGAAGGTCAAGAAGCGGATGAAGAAAGCGCTCGACCGGATCCAGAACGGCGCCTTCGCCCGCGAGTTCATCAAGGAGAACAAGGAAGGGTGCAAAAACTTTAACGCCCTGCGCGAAAAAGACAAGAACCACCAGATCGAGAAGGTCGGCGGCGAGCTCCGCGGCATGATGCACTGGCTTAAGAAATGACGAATGACTAATGACGAATGACTAATTTATGAATAACACACGTTGGGCCGTAGCCATATTATTGATCGGGGCGCTGCTGGTTGGATCGGCGGCGGAAGGGAAAAAGAAAATGAATAAACAGTATGCTGTCCTGGAAACATCACTGGGGAAGATAGTTTGCGAGCTGTTGCCGAAAGAAGCCCCGGCTACCGTCAAGAACTTTATCGGACTGGCCAAAGGGGAACGCGGTTGGCTCGACCCAAAGACCCAGGAGATAGAGAAAAAGCCGTTGTACAACGGGACGATTTTCCACCGGGTCATTCCCGATTTCATGGTCCAGGGAGGAGACCCGCTCGGCAACGGAACGGGCGGACCGGGCTATAAGTTTGACGACGAGGCACCGCAAACCACCACTTTCGACAAGCCGGGCCGGCTGGCCATGGCCAACTCCGGACCGAACACCAACGGGAGCCAGTTTTTCATCACCATCGCCCCGACCCCCTGGCTCGACGGCAAGCACACCATTTTCGGCCTGGTGGTCAAAGGACAGGATATCGCGGATAAGATCGCCACTGCCCCGCGTGACGAACGCGACCGGCCAAAGACGGAGATCGTTCTAAAGAAGGTCACTATCCTGGATAAGCTCCCTTGATCGCCCAGCTGATCGACCTGATCGTCGTCTTCGTCACCGGAACGATCTCGGCGGTCGGTTATCTCGGCGTCCTGGTCCTGATGACGCTCGAGTCGGCCTGCATCCCGATCCCCTCGGAGATCATCATGCCCTTCTCCGGTTTTCTCGCTTCGACCGGCAAACTTTCTATTTGGGGGATAACCCTGGCCGGAGCGTTCGGCAACCTGATCGGCGCCGTGATCACTTACGCCATCGGCTACTACGGTGGCCGGCCGTTCGTCCTCAAATACGGCAAGTATTTCTTTATCCGGGAACACGAGCTGCATAAAGCGGAAAAGTTTTTCGCCAAGTATGGCGATTTCTCCGTTTTCCTCTCGCGCAACCTGCCGGTCATCCGGACCTTTATCTCCCTGCCGGCCGGCGTGGCCGAGATGCCATTCATCAAGTTTTCCGTCTACTCTTTCCTCGGGTCAATTCCCTGGTGCTTTGCCTTGACCTATCTCGGCTTTTTGCTGGGCAGCAACTGGCTGGTCATTCGCCAGTACGGGCATTACCTCGACATCCTGGCCGGGATCGCGATCGCCAGCCTGGTGGCAAAAATAGTTTGGGACTATTACCATAACGGGGAAGAAAAATGAAAAAAGCGCTCGCTATCCTGGGTTCCACCGGCTCGATCGGCAAGCAGGCCCTTGAGGTCGTCTCGATCTTCCCCAGTTCGCTGAAAGTCTCCGCCCTCGCCGCCAAGGATGAGGTCGACCTGATCGTCGAACAGATCAAGAAGTTCCAACCGCGGATCGTCTCCGTCCAGAACGAAGAAGTCAAAGCCAAAGTCGAAGCCAAGCTCGCAGGCGTAAAAGTCGAGCTCTATACTGGGACCGAGGGTTTGCAGAAAGTCGCCACCTGCGCCGAAGCGAAGATGGTCCTCGTCGCTATCCCCGGCTCGCTCGCTTTGACCGCCGTACTCGAAGCGGTAAAACTCAAGAAAGATATCGCCCTGGCCACCAAAGAAGTCCTGGTTGCCGCCGGTGAGACATTCATGAACGAAGTTAAAGCGGCCGGCATTAAAGTCTTCCCAATCGATTCCGAACATTCGGCGATCGCCCAATGCCTCCGCGGCGAGGACAAAAAGACGGTCAAGAAATTGATCCTGACCGCTTCGGGTGGGCCGTTCCTGAAAACCCCGGCCGAGAAGTTCGCCCAGCTGACCGCCAAGGAGGCGCTCCAGCACCCAACCTGGAAGATGGGGCCAAAGATTACGATCGATTCGGCAACCTTGATGAACAAAGGTTTCGAAGTGATCGAAGCGCATTATCTCTTTGGCCTTGATTACACCCAGATCGAGGTCGTCATCCACCCCGAGAGCATCATCCACTCGCTGGTCGAGTTTAGCGACGGCTCGGTCAAGGCCCAGCTTGGCGCCCCCGACATGCGGATCCCGATCCAATACGCTTTATTAGAGGAGACTCGCCAGGCAAACCACTGGGGCCGCCTCGACCTGACCAAGAGCAACCACCTGACCTTCGCCAAACCGGATAAAGTGAAGTTCCCCTGCCTTGAATACGCCTATGAAGCCGGAAAAAAAGGGGGAACCCTCCCCGCCGTCCTCAACGCAGCAAACGAAGAAGCGGTCAGCCAGTTCCTGAAGGGTAAATTCACCTTCGACCAGATCCCGGTCAAAATCAAACAGGTGATGGATGGACACCAAAACAAAGAAAAACCTTCCCTCGAAGATCTGCTTGAAGCCGATAAAATTGCCCGCTCCCAGCTGCTGTGATATACTTGTTTTCATGACGAAAGAGATCGATCTGGAAGTGCTCCGCCACTCCACCTCCCACGTGATGGCCCATGCCGTCCAGGAGATCTTTCCGAGCGTTAAGCTGGGGATCGGCCCGGCTATCGAAAACGGCTTTTATTACGATTTTGACCTCCCGACCCAGATCACCCCGGAAGACCTGACCAAGATCGAAGCCAAGATGCGGGAGATCATCAAGAAAGAGCATAAATTTGAACGGCAGGAGATGGACAGGGCCAAGGCGATCGAGCTGTTCGAGGCGCGGGGCGAGAAGTACAAAGTCGACCTCCTCAACGAGATCCCCGATAACAAGGTCACCTTGTATAAGAGCGGCGATTTCCTCGACCTCTGCCGCGGCCCGCATATTGAACATACGGGACATATTAAAGCGTTTAAATTGCTCTCAATCGCCGGCGCTTACTGGCACGGGATCGAGACCAATCCGATGATGCAGCGGATCTACGGGACCGTCTTCCCGACGCAAAAAGAGCTTGATGATTATCTGAAGCAGATCGAAGAAGCCAAAAAGCGCGACCATCGCAAGCTCGGCCGGGAGCTAGACCTCTTCTCGATCCATGAGGAAGCGGGCGCCGGTCTTGTCTACTGGCACCCCAAAGGGACGGTCCTGCGCGGTTTGATCGAGGATTTCCTGAAAAAGGAAAATAAAAAGCGTGGCTACGAGTTCGTCACTATTCCGCACATTGGCAAAATCGACCTTTGGAACACTTCGGGCCATACGAACTACTATCGAGAAAACATGTACTTCATGCAGATCGACGAGCAGGATTACGTCCTCAAGCCGATGAACTGCCCGGGCCATATTTTGATCTTCAAACGCAAAACCCGCAGTTACCGCGACCTGCCGATCCGCTATTTTGAGCTCGGCACGGTCTACCGCTACGAGAAATCGGGGGTTCTGCATGGCCTCCTCCGGGTCCGCGGCTTTACCCAGGACGACGCCCACATTTTCTGCCGCGAAGACCAGTTGGAGGAGGAGATACTCTCTATCCTCGATTTCATCAACTATGTCATGAAGGTCTTTGGCTTTGCCTTCAGCGTCAACCTCTCGACCCGGCCGGAAAGCTTTGCCGGGACCAAGGAGAGCTGGGAGCGGGCGACCGCCATCCTCGAAAAATCGCTCCAGGACCAGGGGATCCCGTTTGAGATCGACCCGGGCGCCGGCACTTTCTACGGCCCGAAGATCGACGTCAAATTAAAAGATTCGCTCGGCCGCGAATGGCAGGGGCCGACCGTCCAGGTCGATTTTAACCTGCCGCAGCGCTTCAACCTGGCCTATGTCGGGGACGATGGGAAAGAACATACCCCGGTCATGATCCATCGGGCGATCCTGGGAAGCCTGGAACGCTTTATCGGCGCCTTGATCGAACATTACGCCGGCGCCTTCCCCACCTGGCTCGCCCCGACCCAGGCGCTGATCCTGCCGATCGCCGACCGCCATATCCCCTACGCGGAAAAGGTCAGGGACTCCCTTCTGGCGGCCGATGTCCGGGTAGAGGTTGATTCCCGCCGCGAAACCATCGGCGCCAAGATCCGCGACGCCCAGATGCAAAAGGTCCCCTACATGCTGGTCGTCGGCGACAAGGAAGCGGAAGCCGGGACCGTCTCGATCCGCCTTAGGAACGCCGCGACCTCGGCCACCAAGAGCCTCAGCGATTTTCTCTTTGACCTGAAGAGAGAAATAAGCTATAATAGTGGTGAGAATGACGGGAGTTAGTTCGTATTAGGGATTATCTAATAAACGAGCGGATCTGGGCAAAAGAGGTCCGGCTCATCGCCAATGACGGCAAGCAGCTGGGCGTGGTAGCGACCACTGAAGCGCTCCGGCTGGCCCGCGAACAAGGGATCGACCTGGTCCTGATCGCGCCGGCCTCCAAGCCGCCCGTCGCGCGTCTGGCCGATTACGGCCGGCTCCGCTACGAGCTCTCCAAAAAGGAGAAAGAATCGCGCAAGGCGTCAAAGACCGGGACCATCAAGGAAGTTAAACTTTCCTCCAAGATCGCCCAGCACGATTTTGATGTCCGCGTCAATAAAGCCAAAGAGCTGCTGGAAAAAGGGTTCAAGGTTAAGATCAATATCATGTTCCGCGGTCGGGAGATGGCCCATACCGACCTGGGTCGCAAGGTATTGGACCGCCTGGTCGAGGCGGTAGCTTCGGTCGGCAAGGCCGAGGCCCCTCCTAAGATGGAAGGTCGCAACCTTAATCTGATGCTCGGACCAAAGAAGTAAAAATATGCCAAAAATAAAAACCAGAAAAGCCGCCGCCAAACGTTTCGTCATTAAAAAATCGGGCAAGATCATGCGCCGGCATGCCGGCCGGCGCCACCTGCTGGAGTGCAAATCGGCTACCCAGCGCCGCCGCCTGAAGAAAAACGCCGTCCTATCACCAGCGGACGTTCGCCGCGTCCACGATATGCTACCGGGAGGATAACATGGTCAGAGTAAAAAGAGGATTCACCGCCCGCCGCCGCAAAAAGAAGCTTTTTGCCAAGACGAAAGGCTTCCGGATCACCCTCCGGACACAGCTGCGGCGCGCCAAACAGGCGGTCATTAAGGCCGGTGTCCACGCCACCCGCCATCGCCGCGACAAGAAAGGGACGATGCGCCGCCTCTGGACCACCCGGATCAACGCCGGCGCCCGCGCCCTGGGGATCAAATACAGCCTGCTGATCAACGCGCTGAAAAAGGCCGCCATCAAGCTGGACCGCAAGAGCCTGGCCGATCTCGCGCTTAACCATCCGGCCGATTTCGCGAAGATCGTCGCTCACGTCACGAAATCATGATCGAGATGCAGCTCGGTGGGCTCGGTTTTGACCCCCGCAATCTCTCCCCGCTGGTCCTCCTCCGCGACCAGGAAGAGCTGAATTTCCTCCCCATCTGGATCGGGGTATTTGAAGCCGCGGCCATCGCCATGGAACTGCAAGGGGTCCAGCCCCCCCGCCCCATGACCCATGACCTGCTAAAAGATGCCATCGAAAAGCTCGGTGGCAAGACCAAGCGGGTCCTGATCAACGACATGAAGGAAGGGACCTTTTTCGCCGCGGTCGAGGTCGAGACTAAAGAAGGAAAACTGCTGACCCTGGACGCCCGCCCGTCGGATGCCATCGCCCTGGCCGTCCGCAGTCAGGCGCCGATCATGGTCGCCGAAGGGGTCATGATGCAGGCCAAGCTGGTCAATTCGGAAAAAGATGCCGAGGAAACAAAGAAGTTCAAAGATTTTATCGCGGACCTCCGCCCCGAAGACTTCACCAAGTATTACAAGAAAGATTAACTTCTCGAGATCAGGAGCACCCCGACGACGATCGTCACGATCCCGGCCCAGCGGATCAAGCTGACCTGCTCTTTAAAGAAGATCAGTGAGAGGATCGCCACCAGGACGTAACCCAAACTGACCATCGGGTAGACCAGGCTTAGCGGCAGCCGCGACAGGACGACCAGCCAGAAAAGCGAAGAGAGGCCAAAACAGGCAAAACCGAAAAAGACCCACGGATTGAGGATCATCGGGACGATCTTAAAAAGAAGCTGGCTGGCCGGGAATGTCCCGAACGCCATCATTCCCTTCTTCATCAGCATCTGGCCGGCGATCGCCAGCAGGACCGAGACGATCATGATCAGATAATTCATCATTATGGTAACTCCTTCTTTAATATGACTACGGCTCGAGCGCTCCGGCCGACCGCGTAAACAACTTTGAGATCTTTTTCCCGCACGACCTTGAATGAACCTTCCCCTAAAGACTGGCCATAACCAACCGCCGAGTTTTTCAACCAATTGT contains:
- a CDS encoding peptidylprolyl isomerase, with protein sequence MNNTRWAVAILLIGALLVGSAAEGKKKMNKQYAVLETSLGKIVCELLPKEAPATVKNFIGLAKGERGWLDPKTQEIEKKPLYNGTIFHRVIPDFMVQGGDPLGNGTGGPGYKFDDEAPQTTTFDKPGRLAMANSGPNTNGSQFFITIAPTPWLDGKHTIFGLVVKGQDIADKIATAPRDERDRPKTEIVLKKVTILDKLP
- the thrS gene encoding threonine--tRNA ligase — translated: MTKEIDLEVLRHSTSHVMAHAVQEIFPSVKLGIGPAIENGFYYDFDLPTQITPEDLTKIEAKMREIIKKEHKFERQEMDRAKAIELFEARGEKYKVDLLNEIPDNKVTLYKSGDFLDLCRGPHIEHTGHIKAFKLLSIAGAYWHGIETNPMMQRIYGTVFPTQKELDDYLKQIEEAKKRDHRKLGRELDLFSIHEEAGAGLVYWHPKGTVLRGLIEDFLKKENKKRGYEFVTIPHIGKIDLWNTSGHTNYYRENMYFMQIDEQDYVLKPMNCPGHILIFKRKTRSYRDLPIRYFELGTVYRYEKSGVLHGLLRVRGFTQDDAHIFCREDQLEEEILSILDFINYVMKVFGFAFSVNLSTRPESFAGTKESWERATAILEKSLQDQGIPFEIDPGAGTFYGPKIDVKLKDSLGREWQGPTVQVDFNLPQRFNLAYVGDDGKEHTPVMIHRAILGSLERFIGALIEHYAGAFPTWLAPTQALILPIADRHIPYAEKVRDSLLAADVRVEVDSRRETIGAKIRDAQMQKVPYMLVVGDKEAEAGTVSIRLRNAATSATKSLSDFLFDLKREISYNSGENDGS
- the infC gene encoding translation initiation factor IF-3, which translates into the protein MNERIWAKEVRLIANDGKQLGVVATTEALRLAREQGIDLVLIAPASKPPVARLADYGRLRYELSKKEKESRKASKTGTIKEVKLSSKIAQHDFDVRVNKAKELLEKGFKVKINIMFRGREMAHTDLGRKVLDRLVEAVASVGKAEAPPKMEGRNLNLMLGPKK
- a CDS encoding DedA family protein; translation: MIAQLIDLIVVFVTGTISAVGYLGVLVLMTLESACIPIPSEIIMPFSGFLASTGKLSIWGITLAGAFGNLIGAVITYAIGYYGGRPFVLKYGKYFFIREHELHKAEKFFAKYGDFSVFLSRNLPVIRTFISLPAGVAEMPFIKFSVYSFLGSIPWCFALTYLGFLLGSNWLVIRQYGHYLDILAGIAIASLVAKIVWDYYHNGEEK
- the ilvN gene encoding acetolactate synthase small subunit, which produces MKHTISVIVENKPGVLSRVSGLFSRRGFNIESLAVGMTEVPTMSRMTIVVEGDEKDLEQITKQLYKLIDTLKVFDLPADKSIQSELVLAKVAANEKTRPEITQICEIFRAKIVDVAETSLTLELTGEESKVEGAIKLLSKFGIKELVRTGKIALQRGSAE
- a CDS encoding 1-deoxy-D-xylulose-5-phosphate reductoisomerase, which gives rise to MKKALAILGSTGSIGKQALEVVSIFPSSLKVSALAAKDEVDLIVEQIKKFQPRIVSVQNEEVKAKVEAKLAGVKVELYTGTEGLQKVATCAEAKMVLVAIPGSLALTAVLEAVKLKKDIALATKEVLVAAGETFMNEVKAAGIKVFPIDSEHSAIAQCLRGEDKKTVKKLILTASGGPFLKTPAEKFAQLTAKEALQHPTWKMGPKITIDSATLMNKGFEVIEAHYLFGLDYTQIEVVIHPESIIHSLVEFSDGSVKAQLGAPDMRIPIQYALLEETRQANHWGRLDLTKSNHLTFAKPDKVKFPCLEYAYEAGKKGGTLPAVLNAANEEAVSQFLKGKFTFDQIPVKIKQVMDGHQNKEKPSLEDLLEADKIARSQLL
- the ilvD gene encoding dihydroxy-acid dehydratase, which codes for MRSDALKKKAPIRALLHATGVSSEEMGKPFIGLASSFTDLVPGHVDMRSLERVIEKGIHAGGGVSFTFGLPAICDGIAMGHKGMYYSLPSRELIADTIESVTEAHQLDGLVLLTACDKITPGMLMAAARLNVPTIIVTAGPMLAGCYKMTRLDLVHDTFEAEAAYKQGKISKKELDNLVLNACPGAGSCSGMFTANTMACATEAMGMSLPYCGTSLAVSSKKKMIAYESGKKVVWLVKKNITPRKIMNLKAFMNAIRLDMALGGSTNAVLHLTAIAHEAGIALPLDLFDQISRATPHIASIRPGGNHFMEDLENAGGVPGALHTLGKLIVNNPTVSGLTIKQIAAAGEVFDREIIRPLSNPYHKQGSLAILTGNLAPQGGVVKQTAVSAKMMKHSGPAKVFDSEDAAQKAILAGKVKHGDVVVIRYEGPKGGPGMREMLYPTSTIAGMGLAESVALITDGRFSGGTRGPCIGHVSPEAAEGGPIAIIKNGDIIDIDIPNRKLHVRLSTSEIEARLAHWKAPKPRFTTGWLARYQQMVTSASTGAVLKSGL
- the ilvB gene encoding biosynthetic-type acetolactate synthase large subunit → MQLTGAQALLESLKNEGVDIIFGYPGGVVLPLYDAMYSFKDIKHILVRHEQGAAHAADGYARATGKVGVCLATSGPGATNLVTGIANAHMDSIPMVAITGQVATSLLGRDSFQEADVTGITMPISKHNYLIKKTEDLPRIIKEAFHIARSGRPGPVVVDIPKDVFVNKIDYKYPDKVDIPSYKPRTEGHPKQIALAVKAIQAARQPIIYAGGGVIAADAAKELKELAEKCNLPVTTTLMGLGGFPETHELSMGMLGMHGTAYANYAVTECDLLIGIGARFDDRVTGHIEKFAPKARIIHIDIDPAEIGKNVRVDIPIVGDVKRVLRALLDKVGPKEKHAPWVETIAEWKKKYPLAYKMDDVIKPQYVIEQTHELTRDRDTIIVTEVGQHQMWAAMFYKYTKPRSWISSGGLGTMGFGLPAANGAQFGRPDALVIDFAGDGSIQMNIQELTTAVNNRLPIKIFVLNNSFLGMVRQWQELIYDRHYSHTNLCNNPDLVKIAEAYGAVGMRVTKPSEVRGAIEKALAINDRPVLVDFVVAKEENVFPFVPPGQAINEMIID
- the ilvC gene encoding ketol-acid reductoisomerase, whose product is MAKVYYDKDADLGLLKDKTVAIIGYGNQGTAQSQNLRDSGVKVIIAEVEGTPNWKAAQEAGFEVMDAKSAAKAGDIIQVLIPDEVQGGVYKEALKKALKKGKTLMFSHGFNIHFRAIKPPKDVDVIMVAPKGPGAMVRNTYVDGAGVPCLIAVYQDASGKAKETALAYAKGIGGTRAGVFETTFKEEVETDLFGEQTVLCGGCTALIKAGFETLVEAGYQPEMAYFECCHELKLIVDLIYKQGLLGMRKAVSNTAEYGDLTVGPKIIDEKVKKRMKKALDRIQNGAFAREFIKENKEGCKNFNALREKDKNHQIEKVGGELRGMMHWLKK